Below is a window of Nicotiana tabacum cultivar K326 chromosome 19, ASM71507v2, whole genome shotgun sequence DNA.
ATTGTAATTACAAATTTATACGGCATTGAGCATATTAACATTGGTGGGAAAAAATATCTTAATATTCAAACGGTAAgcattattttgttgttttttatAGACTGAAGACTATAGTGTAAAATTGGCATTGCGTCGAAGTTAAATAGAGTCCTTTTGGGACATGGTGCGGCGGCAGTTAGTCACAACCCTACCCAAAATGGGTAAAGGCAAATACGGTAATTTCTGGATTCAAGACGGTTTATTTTGGTCTTTTTCCGTGTTCCACTCGTATACCGCGATCCCGTGGAATTCTGCAGCTATAAATATACCTCAAACCCTCTCTCGCTCGAGCCTTCGCTGGTCTGTTTTTTTCTTCGTATCTCTTCTTGTCATCCTCCTactttttagagagagaaagcaAAAGAATACGCTTCCACTATGTTGGTTTATCAGGATCTTATCTCTGGTACTCTTCTTCCCCCTTCTTTCGCTTATATCTATTTCTCTTTTTCTGCTAATCTTTTGTTGTTTTGAAGGTCGAGTCGTGttctatgtttttttttctttttttatcccTGGTTCCAACTTTCTGCCACTCAGATATGTTTTGTGTTTAACTCCTTGCTAGAAAGTTGTAATATTGGAACCAGAATAGTGCTGTTTTAGCAATCTGTGGTGACTCTTGTTGAATGATTCGCTTGTATCTTCTGGCTTTTGTTTTATGACATGATTTATTGTATGAATTTCAGTTTTTCTCGTGTTTCGGACCATACGTTTCAAAAAGATCTGGTTGATTTGACTGCTCTTACTGTCTGTGTGATTTGCCTAATCTGTTAACGcatagtttttttttccttttttgtttggGAATTGAATTGCTAGATCTAATCTGATCTTATATTTCAACATCATTTTGGAGGATTTGATCGTTGAAGTTTTTTTATCTATACGTTTATGATCTGCTCTTGAATTTTGGAGGAATATAGGAGCGATTTGGATCCTAAAGTCTTGATCTTTCTAGTTTTTAGTTTGGCTAGACTTGTGACACATTCACACGTTTAATTTTGGAAATCCTAGTTGTAATGTTATGCAACAAACATAAAAGGACATGTTTATGCAACAAAGACCAGGTTTTGATTTCAGTAGATCTGGATTTGCTTTGTGGATTCTACTGATTTCAAGATCAATTAAGCATCTTAAAGTGTATATGGTGCATGGTGTAAATAAGAAGAGGCTACAAAGGCTCTTTTAATGTTTAATCTCGATTCTTCCACGTTTCTTCTGGTTAGTTATTCCATCAAGCTTTTGTTGTTATATGCACCTCTGAGTTGCTCTAAGTTGCTTCATATGCTCAAGTTCACTATTTAGAGTGTTATAACAGTGGCTTTAGACTAACTGTTTAGATTCTACTTTGCTTTTGTGCACTCAATGAGGTTTCTTATCTATAATAGAGTCTAGAtaagctacaattgaggttggtTCCTAAACTGTATTCGGAGTATTTTGGGGATTGGTCACAAAATAAAGCAGTGTGATGAGGGAATGAGCTTTTTAGCTGGACTTATAGATTaaaatcaaaaggaaaaaaagtagCTACTTAGCTCTGGACTGATCACTATCTCTTACCTATTTGTTGAAGTATTAAAAAATATCCTTATATTTTATGGTGCCGATTGCAAGTATGTTTTGCCTGTAGAAATTTCTTATTTTCGTTGTTTTCCCCCTCATGATGATATGTTGTTGTTATTCAAACTTAACACATTAAAATTATTGCAGGTGATGAGCTCCTCTCAGATTCATTTCCCTACAAAGAACTCGAGAATGGATGTCTTTGGGAGGTTCAAGGGAAGGTAATGTATTTCGTTAATAAGTGCCCCAAAGCTTTCCATCTGTTAGAAGCCATATTTTTTTGGGTACTAATATCTAATATAAGGAAAAAGGAATAATGTGGTGTGCTGGTCACATTACAGTGGGTTGTTCAAGGTGCTCTTGATGTAGACATTGGGGCGAATCCTTCTGCCGAGGGTGCAGATGAAGATGAAGGTGTGGATGATCAAGCTGTCAAGGTTGTCGATATTGTTGACACTTTCAGACTTCAGGTTTGTATGCTCTTTTATGGAACTTCAGTCATCGTTAATATACCTCTTATTTTATGTGAATAAGACGTTATTTTCTATTTGCAGGAGCAACCTTCTTTTGACAAGAAACAATTTGTTACATTCATGAAGAGATACATCAAGAACCTGACTCCCAAGCTAGAAGGAGAAGCCCAAGAAGCATTTAAAAAGAACATTGAATCAGCAACTAAGTTCGTCATGTCAAAGCTCAAGGACCTTCAGTTGTATGTTATTTTCACTCTTTATCACTTCATAACATTGTTGAAGCTAATTTTGACGGAAGTCAAATCCTCTTTTTCCTTAAACATACTTTGCGCGTTTGAATTGAACCTTATACTAAATGTTTGTGCTGGCAGCTTTGTTGGTGAGAGCATGCATGACGATGGTGCCCTGGTGTTTGCATACTACAAGGATGGTGCAACTGATCCTACCTTTTTGTACCTTGCACCTGGCTTGAAGGAGGTCAAGTGCTAGATGTCTGGTGCAGATTTTGAGCAATAAGTTTCAAATTTGAGATGTTCCATGTAGTTTTTAAGTTTTATCCTTTTTTGCTAATTTATGGTAGTGTCTTATGAGCTTGGGTACTTGTTTAAACCAGTACTTTCTGAACTGTTTCTTAATGTTATAATCTCATTATGTGGGACAGCTAATGATCCTGGTTGAGTTGAAAGTCTCTTATTAAATCCTCTTTTAGCAGTTTTGCCTATTCAATCCGTCTCATTGTTGGGAGATATTTTACTTTAGTCTAGCTATCCTATTAATTAACAGAGGGAAAAAGAATTCTCTTTGACGAGAGGATGtaggtttggagacatgctcttgagtccaaaggtttcaagCCTATTAATGAACAGAGGGAAAAAGAATTCTCTTTGACGAGAGGTTGTAGGTCTGGAGACATGCTCTTgtgtctaagggtttcaagctgagcagggcgaaacggaatacctggagtgtaagttcggCGCTGAGCcgagggaagtgggcgtggatgtgaagcttgaatcacaggtcatcccaagtagaggcagtttcaagtacctCGGGTCGGTTATCCGGGGGAGGGGAGATTGATGAgtatgtcacacaccgtattggggtgggatggatgaagtggaggttagcatctggagtcctatgTGACAAAGAGACtaccaccgatactcaaaggtaagttctataaagcgatggttagaccggccatgatgtatgggactgagtgttggcctgtcaagaactcacatatccagaagatgaaagtagcagaaatgaagatgttgaggtagatgtgcgggcacactaggatagataagattaggaatgatgatattcgggagaaagtgggtgtggctcccattgatgacaaaatgcgggaagcgaggcttagatggttcgggcatgtacagagaagaagcccagatgctccgatAAGGAGGTGAGCGGCTAgctgtggagggcacgagaagaggtagagggcggcctaagaagtattagggagaggtgatcaggcaggacatggctaggcttcagattttcgaggacatggctcttgataggaagttgtggaggtcgagtattacggttaggagatagttgagttttgccttacttcgtacctttgtgagactagtctggtaggacttttgtctaagatagctagtggtgATGTGTCTTACTACTCTTTCGTTTCTCATAGTGTCAGATCTAATTACTGGCTATCGCTTTTGTTTTGCATCTATCTTCTGATTTTCATGTTGTTATTTTACTATAATCTTTATGGTGGTACTGATATTGtctatttttgtctttttgagccgagggtctttcagaaACAGCGTCTCTATTCCTTCGGGGTAGAGGTAGAgtttgcgtacacattaccctccccaaaccctatTAGTGAGATTTTACTTTTACGTTGTTGTTGTAGTGATAGTGAATGGGAATATAATGAACAAGTGTTGGGAAAAATTTATTCAAATGCGGCATTTACATCAATTTAATAAATATATGacatgtgtaatttatatattttatttgatataCAAGTTCCTTTTTATGTGTGATTTTATGTAATATGTCTCAACTTTAACGAATATTCTGTCTTGGTTCCTTTTTTTGTTCCCCTATTTGTTTATTGGACGGATGCAAGTTGCAGTACTCATTGATTCATTCTTTCCGACGAGTACGACCTTACTTGTCATCCGCTCCTTCGATTATTAAAATGGAAAAGCAATAAAGTTGCAGTTGTGGGTCTTTGCATTAGAAAAATTGCTGGTAATAACTTTGCAATATTTGCTACTACTATCGATTTTGTTCACAGGTGATATTACTATGCTGGTCGCAATTTTACTCTATACTAACGTTTAAATCTTATCAACagctttctctctttcttttttcattcttttctactTGTGgttttaaaataaaaggaaaaagaccTGTTCAGGAAAGTACATGTATGACTTCTATCAGTTAGACTATCTTGTGTTATGCCTTTAGTTTTAaattgttcttttctttattttaattggACTTGGCAAAAATTAGTTCCAACCTCTGTTTTAAAAGGTGTTTCTggggcgaggcgtaccaaaaacGCACCGGGGCGATGGtatggggcgaaagtctcaagaggcgtacgccccgcAATTTGGGGCGTACGCTCGGACGTTCGAGGCGCGtttttttagtaaggagtaatccccagagactttttcaaattaaaacaaaatttgttgaattagtccttcatataatacccaaattctcaaaagtgagtttgataattactcaaaaggtttaaaaaggaactcaaaagtattaaatttaaaagtaaagatcttttttattgatttaagccctaattcatggtttttttaaatttttatcttgtccgctagtctgctaatatctcccaaaagcaacgaatatttaattttttttacaaatacaaagagaactacatttttcttcatagcagcaaattcaaagttcaaattgcaggttaatcatcctttttgttcctccatatagaaaactttattcttttagactcaaattacttgtgcttgtaagtaacgtataatagattattttgattagttttttgtggggatggagcacacatatatatagttttcttcaatttttatgcaattttacctgtttataaatattaattgtcattatattattttataaaatattaaaaattaaatacctatggggcttacgctccgctgaggcatatgtaaaacgacccgccttacgcccacgccttttaaaacattggttCCAACTTGGGTTATATTTGCGATTTAAACTATTTTGGTCAGACTCACAGCTAAAGACCAATTAAAGCATGTCATAACTGCCCCTGGATGTTAAAGATAAAGCAATAACCATGCAACTACTATAATAGGCATTTTTTTCTTTGAAATACAAATCAAATTTACGATAAAGAAACATACGAATAAATCATATTGactttaattaccaaaaaaaaaaatcatagacTTTACAATATGAAATGACATGTTActctttaattctttttctttctttttgttttcttaaaGAAAGAATTAGCAACTACGTACCTTACTCATAAAATCGAGTCTTTtaaagacccccccccccccaaccccaaAAATTGAGCTCTTTagaattttattctatcattagGGATCGTTTGGTACGCGAAATAAGATGGgataaaaatataaattgagccttttTGTTGCATGAACGATATAAAGAGGTTTCCGTCTAAGTCTTCTAGTCCTCGATTCGGTCCTCTTGGAAGTTGGAAGTGAGGGGGCAGTGCTATGATCAATCTCGATTCCTTTCAATATAATCAACTATGAATGGGGATATTTTCGAAACTCACACAAGAAAAAAGAAGTGAGttggaccaaaaaaaaaaagtaacttaGACATAAAAAAGAAGTTTGAATAAGTTTATACCGTCAAGCAAACATAATATAAATTTAATCTCAGTATAAACAATCTCGGCTCCTTTCAATATAAACAAGTATGAATGGGGATATTTTCGAAACTCacacaagaaaaagaaagtgagttagacagaaagaaaaaaaaaagtaacttaGACATAAAAAAGAAGTGTGAATAAGTTTATACCGTCAAGCAAacataatgtaacgacccggacaGTCGTTTTAAAAGTTATAGCCATGTTCCCCTATTTAATGCTCATTATGTGCTTTATAACcgttatgtaacttgccggggtagtcggttcgggtccggagagattttaaaatgaattggaacacttagttctaaagtttaaaattttaagttgaaaaggttggctggatgtcgatctatgtgtaaacgatcccgaaatagaattttgatgattccaacagctctgtgtggtgattttggacttaggagcgtgaccagaattttatttggaagttcgtattaaaattagacttgaaatgactaaaataaataggaatttaagtttgaaattttgaccggaaagttgactttttgatatcgagatcggaatctaactctgaaaatttttatagctctgttatatcatttatgacttgtgtgcaaaatttgaggtcaattggacttgatttgataggtttcgacatcgaatgtagaagtttaaaatttttaagtttcattaaacttgaattggggtgtgatttatgattttagcgttgtttgatgtgatttgagatttcaaataagtccgtatgatattttaggacttgttggtgtatttggttgacgtcccgagggcctcgggatgagtttcggatggttaacggatcaaaaagtgggacttaaacagctgctacaaaagctgctgcaaatttTCTTCTGCCCAGAAATTGAGCCCAAAAAATCGAGCcgatgatcgaaggcaaggctcgaggaccatgatcgaaggcaaagctcgagggccatgatcgaaggcaggctcgagggccatgatcgaaggcaaggctcgagggccatgatataaggcccaggctcgagggccatgatcgaagccacgatcgaggcccaggatcaaGGCCATAATCGAGagctgcctgggcagaattataaaggagGGGATTTCgtctcattcgccatttttgacgaattggagcttgagtagaggcgatttttgatagattttcaagaaaaaatattggggttagtgattctaactcggatttggtcaatatacatgaatatatcattgttttcaccatttaattagtgttttgagattaaaattttgaaaattttagaaatctcatagaaataaatttttgagatttcggtgtcgatttggagccggatttgagtgaaataaattctgttttgttttcacgaggtgtgccattatttggtgtaattaaatggtgacatactagttgattcatttccatttttattttatcttattatattgttaaatattttaccatgccattatttatttttcagtagggcctggcctcgtcactactctaccaaggttaggcttggaacttactgggtaccgttgtggtgtactcatactatacttctgtacatctgtttgtgcatatccaggtacatcttaccagtccagatatcagtgagttacctgtgtacgaagacttcgaggtatatctgccagcgtccgcagactccggagtccccttctatcattatcatGTTGCTTGTTTATTTTTCCTTaaaccttgatatatagagacattgaggataatttcttagaagcttgtaacttatttctaccgggttttaggagttgtgattatgtgaatttgaagattatttatttcagatttctattgttattccgcattgataggcttacctaattTTAGA
It encodes the following:
- the LOC107782225 gene encoding translationally-controlled tumor protein homolog; this translates as MLVYQDLISGDELLSDSFPYKELENGCLWEVQGKWVVQGALDVDIGANPSAEGADEDEGVDDQAVKVVDIVDTFRLQEQPSFDKKQFVTFMKRYIKNLTPKLEGEAQEAFKKNIESATKFVMSKLKDLQFFVGESMHDDGALVFAYYKDGATDPTFLYLAPGLKEVKC